The genomic stretch GACAGCAGCCGGAAAAAGCTGTTTCTCCTGCCATTTATCATGATTTTGCGGCATGGGAGAAAAACATGCTTGCCGGCAAAGACGGTGTGAAGCACCGTACATATTGGCAGAAACAGCTATCGGGAACTTTGCCGAATCTTCAGCTGCCTAATGTCAGCGCAAGTTCAGTCGATTCTCAGTTTAGAGAGGATACATACACCAGGCGGTTGTCCAGCGGCTTCATGAATCAGGTCAGAACGTTTGCGAAAGAGCATTCTGTAAATGTCACGACGGTATTCTTAAGCTGCTATATGATGCTGCTTGGCCGTTACACAGGCCAAAAAGAACAGATCGTCGGCATGCCGGCCATGGTGAGGCCGGAAGAAAGATTTGATGATGCCATTGGACATTTTCTCAATATGCTCCCGATTCGGAGTGAGCTGAACCCGGCAGACACTTTTTCTAGCTTTATATCAAAATTGCAATTAACGATATTGGATGGGCTTGATCATGCAGCATATCCTTTTCCAAAAATGGTGAGGGATCTGAATATTCCTCGCAGTCAAGCAGGTTCACCGGTATTTCAAACCGCTTTTTTCTATCAGAATTTTCTTCAATCCGGAAGCTATCAAAGCTTGCTGAGCCGCTATGCTGACTTCTTTTCTGTCGATTTCGTTGAGTATATTCACCAAGAGGGCGAATACGAATTAGTATTTGAACTGTGGGAAACAGAAGAAAAAATGGAGCTGAACATCAAGTACAATACTGGGCTGTTTGATGCGGCTTCTATATCCGCCATGTTCGACCATTTTGTTTATGTAACAGAGCAGGCGATGTTGAATCCTTCTCAGCCTTTAAAAGAGTATTCTTTATTACCTGAGGCAGAGAAGCAGATGATTCTCAAAACATGGAACGCCACAGGAAAAACGTATCCATATATAACTTTTCATGAGTTGTTTGAGCAGCAGGCGAAAAAGACGCCTGATAGAGCGGCTGTCAGCTATGAAGGTCAAACATTGACGTATCGGGAGCTTGATGAGAAAAGCACACAGCTGGCCATTTATTTGCAGGCGCATGGAGTGGGTCCTGACCGTCTGGCGGGGATCTATGTGGATCGATCGCTGGACATGCTAGTGGGTTTATTAGCGATCCTCAAGGCTGGGGGAGCGTATGTGCCGCTAGACCCGTCCTATCCGGCTGAACGATTAGAATACATGCTTGAGGACAGTGAAGTTTTCATTACACTGACGACATCGGAATTAGTAAATACGTTGAGTTGGAACGGTGTCACAACAGCCCTTTTAGATCAAGATTGGGATGAAATTGCTCAAACAGCCTCTGATCGAAAAGTGCTTACACGCACTGTCACGCCAGAGAACTTGGCATATGTCATTTATACATCCGGCAGCACAGGAAAGCCAAAAGGTGTCATGATACCACATAAAGCTTTGACAAACTTTCTCGTTTCGATGGGGGAAACACCAGGTCTTACGGCAGAGGATAAAATGCTTGCTGTCACAACCTACTGTTTTGATATTGCAGCTCTGGAATTATTTTTGCCTTTAATAAAGGGCGCACACTGCTATATTTGTCAAACGGAGCATACAAAAGACGTTGAAAAACTGAAACGGGACATCCGCGCGATCAAACCGACAGTGATGCAGGCAACCCCCGCTACGTGGAAGATGCTCTTTTATTCAGGCTGGGAAAATGAAGAGAGCGTGAAAATTTTATGCGGTGGCGAAGCATTGCCTGAGACATTAAAACGATATTTCTTAGATACGGGCAGCGAAGCCTGGAATATGTTCGGGCCAACCGAAACAACTATCTGGTCAGCGGTTCAGCGCATTAACGTTGAATGCTCTCATGCCACGATAGGAAGGCCAATCGCCAATACACAAATCTATATTACGGATTCTCAGCTCGCGCCAGTGCCGGCAGGTGTTCCGGGTGAGCTGTGCATTGCAGGAGACGGTGTGGCGAAGGGCTACTACAAAAAGGAAGAATTAACGGATTCGAGATTCATTGACAACCCTTTTGAGCCTGGGTCTAAGCTTTATAGAACGGGAGACATGGCCCGTTGGCTTACGGGAGGGCGAATTGAATATATAGGCCGCATCGATAATCAAGTAAAAATCCGCGGATTCCGTATTGAACTTGGTGATATTGAAAGCAGGCTTAGTGAGCATCCCGGCATTCTGGAATGCGTTGTGGTCGCAGATATGGATAACCTAGCTGCCTATTATACAGCTAAACATGCAAATGCTTCTCTCACAGCGAGAGAGCTGCGTCATTTTGTGAAAAACGCTTTGCCTGCCTATATGGTGCCTTCTTATTTTATTCAGCTTGATCATATGCCGTTAACTCCGAACGGAAAGATAGATAGAAACAGCCTTAAGAATATCGATTTATCAGGGGAGCAGCTAAAGCAAAGGCAGACCTCTCCTAAGAACATTCAGGATACTGTTTTTACCATTTGGCAGGAAGTGCTGAAAACGAGTGACATTGAATGGGATGACGGATTTTTCGATGTGGGCGGGGATTCGCTTCTCGCGGTCACTGTGGCTGATCGTATCAAACATGAACTATCCTGTGAGTTTTCTGTCACAGACCTGTTTGAGTATTCAACGATTAAAAATATCAGCCAGTACATCACTGAACAGCGAATGGGCGATGCAAGTGACCATATACCGACAGACCCGGCAGCTCATATAGAAGATCAGTCTACCGAGATGAGTGATCTCCCGGACTATTATGACGATAGTGTGGCGATTATTGGCATATCGTGTGAATTTCCAGGGGCAAAAAATCATGATGAATTTTGGGAGAACCTCAGAGACGGCAAGGAAAGCATTGCGTTTTTCAATAAAGAAGAGCTTCAGCGCTTTGGCATTTCAAAGGAGATAGCGGAGAATGCCGACTATGTCCCTGCTAAAGCTTCAATTGATGGGAAAGACAGATTTGATCCAAGCTTCTTTCAAATCTCTCCTAAAGACGCTGAATTTATGGACCCTCAGCTTCGGATGCTGCTGACTCATTCATGGAAAGCAATAGAAGATGCCGGTTATGCTGCGAGGCAGATTCCGCAAACCAGTGTTTTTATGTCGGCAAGCAATAATTCTTATCGCGCGCTGCTGCCGTCAGATACAACAGAGAGCCTGGAGACGCCGGACGGCTATGTTTCGTGGGTGCTTGCACAGAGCGGGACGATTCCGACAATGATTTCTCATAAGCTCGGGCTGAGAGGGCCAAGCTATTTTGTCCATGCCAACTGCTCATCCTCTCTGATTGGATTGCATTCTGCCTATAAGAGCCTCCTGTCGGGTGAATCTGATTATGCTTTAGTTGGCGGTGCAACGCTGCATACCGAGTCAAATATCGGATATGTGCATCAGCCTGGGCTGAACTTTTCGAGTGATGGACATATTAAAGCTTTTGACGCTTCAGCTGACGGAATGATAGGCGGTGAGGGCGTTGCTGTTGTATTGCTGAAAAAAGCAGCTGATGCAGTAAAGGACGGGGATCATATCTATGCCTTGCTGAGAGGCATTGGTGTAAATAACGACGGCGCTGACAAAGTCGGCTTTTATGCTCCAAGCGTTAAAGGCCAGGCTGACGTGGTCCAACAGGTCATGAATCAAACGAAGGTACAGCCTGAATCCATCTGCTATGTAGAAGCACACGGGACCGGAACGAAGCTGGGGGACCCGATCGAGCTGGCGGCTTTAACAAACGTTTACAGGCAATATACAAATAAAACGCAATTTTGCGGCATTGGGTCGGTGAAAACCAATATCGGACATTTAGATACAGCCGCCGGTCTTGCGGGCTGCATTAAGGTTGTGATGAGTCTTTATCATCAAGAGCTTGCACCGAGTGTCAATTATAAGGAGCCGAATCCAAATACAGACTTAGCCAGCTCTCCTTTTTACGTCGTCGATCAAAAGAAAACGTTAAGCCGTGAGATCAAAACGCACAGGGCTGCACTTAGCTCGTTCGGGCTTGGCGGGACAAATACCCATGCCATTTTTGAACAATTCAAAAGGGATTCAGATAAGGGAAAGATAGACGGAACCTGCATCGTCCCGATCTCGGCGAAAAATAAAGAGAGGCTGCAAGAGTATGCAGAAGACATTCTGGCCTATTTAGAAAGAAGAGGGTTTGAGAACAGCCAGCTGCCTGATTTTGCGTATACCCTTCAGGTGGGGCGCGAAGCGATGGAGCATCGCGTTGTCTTTATTGCCGATCATGTAAATGAGTTAAAACAGAGGCTCACAGATTTTATCAATGGAAATACAGCGATTGAAGGCTGTTTTCAAGGAAGTAAGCACAATGCCAGAGAGGTTTCATGGCTGACGGAGGATGAGGACAGCGCTGAACTCATACGTAAGTGGATGGCCAAAGGAAAAGTAAACAAGCTTGCAGAAATGTGGAGCAAGGGAGCGCATATAGATTGGATGCAGCTTTACAAGGGAGAGCGCCCAAACAGAATGAGTCTGCCGACTTATCCATTTGCAAAGGAACGATACTGGCCGTCGCAGGATGACCGCAAACCGGTGGCGCAGATATCCGGAAATCAGACAGGGATCGGCTCTATTCATCCATTGCTTCATCAGAATACATCTGATTTTTCTGAACAGAAATTCAGTTCGGTTTTCACTGGTGACGAATTTTTCCTGAGAGACCATGTGGTAAGAGGAAAGCCTGTGCTTCCTGGTGTTGCGTACCTTGAAATGGCGTACGCGGCTATAAACCAGGCGGCAGGAAGTGAAATTGGCCAAGATGTCAGAATCAGATTGAATCATACAGTCTGGGTTCAGCCTGTTGTGGTTGACAGACATTCAGCTCAAGTGGATATCAGTCTCTTTCCTGAAGAAGATGGAAAAATCACCTTTGACATTTACAGTACACAGGAAGACGGGGACGACCCTGTTATTCATAGTCAAGGCAGTGCGGAGCTGGCATCTGCCGCCGAAACGCCAGTCGCAGATCTCACTGAAATGTCACGCCGTTGCGGCAAAGGAAAGATGTCGCCTGATCAATTTTACGAAGAAGGCAGAAGCAGAGGAATGTTCCATGGTCCGGCCTTTCAAGGAATTAAGAATGTGAATATAGGAAACAGAGAGGTTTTGGCGCAGCTGCAGCTTCCAGAAATCGTTTCTGGAACGAATGAACAGTTTGTGCTGCACCCAAGTATCATGGATTCCGCCTTGCAGACAGCAACAATATGCATCATGCAGGAATTGACGGATCAAAAGCTGATTTTGCCATTTGCGCTTGAGGAGCTTGAAGTGATCAAAGGGTGTTCTTCTTCTATGTGGGCTTATGCCCGCTTAAGTGACAGCGATCACTCCGGAGGGGTTGTTCAGAAAGCGGATATCGATGTCATTGACGAGAGTGGAACCGTATGTGTCAGGATCAAAGGATTTTCAACGAGAGTATTAGAAGGGGAGGTTCATACTTCAAAGCCTTCAACACGGCACGAACGCTTAATGCTTGAACCGGTGTGGGAAAAACAGAATGAAGAACGAGAGGACGAAGATCTTTCGTACACGGAGCATATCATTGTTCTCTTCGAAACTGAACGAAGTGTCACAGACAGCATTGCCTCCCACATGAAAGATGCCCGTGTGATTACTCTAAACGAAGCTGTAGGACATATTGCTGAACGTTATCAATGTTACATGCAGAACATTTTTGAACTCCTGCAAAGCAAGGTCCGTAAGCTTTCTGCAGGCCGTATCATCATTCAAGCGATTGTTCCGCTGGAAAAAGAGAAGCAATTGTTTGCCGGCGTTTCCGGTCTGTTTAAAACAGCAGAAATAGAGTTCAGCAAACTGACTGCTCAGGTCATCGAAATTGAGAAACCTGAAGAGATGATAGACCTTCACCTCAAGCTGAAAGACGACAGCCGGAGACCATTTGACAAACAGATTCGATATGAGGCTGGATACCGTTTTGTGAAAGGCTGGAGGGAAATGGTGCTTCCTTCAGCTGATACGCTTCACATGCCGTGGAGAGACGAGGGTGTTTATCTAATCACAGGCGGAGCAGGAAGCTTAGGCCTTCTGTTTGCAAAGGAAATTGCCAATCGAACTGGCCGGTCTACTATTGTGCTGACGGGACGATCTGTTTTAAGTGAGGATAAGGAAAACGAGCTGGAGGCTCTTCGAAGCATCGGAGCGGAGGTTGTCTATCGAGAGGCTGATGTAAGTGATCAGCATGCGGTTCGTCATCTTTTGGAGGAAATCAAAGAAAGATATGGCACTCTCAATGGAATTATTCACGGTGCAGGCAGCAGTAAAGATCGCTTCATCATTCATAAAACGAATGAAGAGTTTCAAGAAGTGTTGCAGCCAAAAGTGAGCGGGTTGTTACATGTAGACGAATGCAGCAAGGATTTCCCATTGGACTTTTTCATTTTCTTCTCTTCTGTTTCGGGATGTTTAGGAAACGCTGGACAAGCCGATTATGCGGCAGCCAATTCGTTTATGGATGCATTTGCTGAATACCGCCGTTCTCTTGCGGCATCAAAAAAGAGATTCGGCTCCACCATTTCCTTCAATTGGCCGTTATGGGAAGAAGGCGGTATGCAAGTCGGCGCTGAAGATGAAAAGAGAATGCTGAAAACGACGGGAATGGTCCCGATGCCGACAGATAGTGGCTTGAAAGCATTTTATCAAGGGATAGTATCTGATAAGCCGCAAGTTTTTGTGATGGAAGGACAGCTTCAGAAAATGAAGCAAAAACTGCTTTCCGCAGGATCGAAAGCCAAGCGGAACGATCAGAGAAAGGCGGATCAGGATCAAGGACAAACTAGAAAATTGGAAGCAGCCTTAATCCAAATGGTTGGCGCAATTTTGAAAGTAAACACTGACGATATCGATGTCAACACAGAGCTGAGTGAGTACGGATTCGACTCAGTTACATTCACTGTCTTTACAAACAAGATCAACGAAAAATTTCAATTGGAGCTAACACCGACCATATTCTTTGAATATGGCAGCGTCCAAAGCCTGGCTGAATATGTAGTTGCTGCGTATCAGGGCGAATGGAATCAAGATGCTACTGCTAAAGGCAAAGATGAAAGAACAAACTTAGTGCACAGTTTAAGCAGCCTGGAGGCATCATTAAGCAACATGGTCAGTGCAATTTTAAAAGTAAATAGTGAAGATATTGATGTCAATACAGAGCTGAGTGAATACGGATTTGATTCAGTTACATTTACGGTCTTTACAAACAAGATCAACGAAGAATTTCAGTTGGAGCTAACGCCGACCATTTTCTTTGAATATGGAAGCCTCCACAGCCTGGCTGAGTATTTGACCGTTGAACATGGTGACACCCTGGTTCAGGAGCGAGAAAAACCAGAGGGGCAGGAAGAGTTACAGACAAAATCTTCTGAAGCGCCGAAAATCACATCACGTAGAAAGCGCCGCTTTACACAGCCTATTATTGCAAAAGCAGAAAGAAACAAAAAGCAGGCTGCCGATTTTGAGCCGGTTGCAATTGTCGGCATCAGCGGCCGGTTCCCTGGCGCTATGGATATAGACGAATTTTGGAAAAACCTAGAAGAAGGAAAAGACAGCATCACAGAAGTTCCAAAAGATCGATGGGATTGGCGGGAGCATTATGGAAACCCAGACACTGACGTCAATAAAACCGACATCAAATGGGGTGGGTTTATTGATGGTGTCGCAGAGTTTGATCCGTTGTTTTTTGGTATTTCGCCGCGAGAAGCTGATTATGTAGACCCTCAGCAGCGCTTGTTAATGACATACGTGTGGAAGGCATTGGAAGATGCGGGTTGCTCGCCGCAAAGCCTTTCGGGTACAGGGACCGGTATCTTTATCGGTACGGGAAACACCGGTTATAAAGATCTATTCCATAGAGCGAATCTTCCAATTGAAGGCCATGCTGCTACAGGTCATATGATTCCTTCGGTAGGCCCGAATAGAATGAGTTATTTTTTAAATATTCATGGTCCGAGCGAGCCAGTAGAGACGGCTTGTTCCAGTTCTCTTGTAGCCATTCACCGTGCTGTGACTGCGATGCAAAACGGTGATTGTGAGATGGCGATCGCTGGAGGCGTGAATACGATCTTAACCGAGGAGGCGCATATTAGCTACAGCAAGGCGGGGATGCTCAGCACAGACGGCAGGTGTAAAACCTTCTCCGCCGATGCGAATGGCTATGTCAGAGGCGAAGGGGTCGGAATGGTCATGTTGAAAAAGCTGGAAGATGCCGAGCGCGACGGAAATCATATTTACGGCGTTATTCGGGGCACGGCGGAAAATCACGGCGGAAGAGCCAATACCCTGACATCGCCTAATCCGAAAGCACAAGCTGATTTGTTGGTGCGTGCATATCGCCAAGCAGACATAGATCCAAGCACTGTCACATATATCGAAGCACATGGAACAGGGACGGAATTGGGCGATCCGATTGAAATAAATGGGCTGAAAGCCGCGTTTAAGGAACTATCCAATATGAGAGGCGAGAGCCAGCCGGATGTTCCGGATCACCGTTGCGGCATCGGCTCAGTTAAAAGCAATATCGGTCATTTAGAGCTAGCAGCCGGTATTTCCGGTTTGATCAAGGTGCTTTTGCAAATGAAGCATAAAACGTTAGTGAAAAGCCTGCATTGCGAGACGCTTAATCCTTATCTTCAGCTGACTGACAGTCCGTTTTACATCGTTCAGGAAAAACAGGAATGGAAGTCTGTCACAGATCGTGACGGAAACGAGCTTCCGCGCCGTGCCGGAATCAGTTCGTTTGGGATTGGCGGAGTAAACGCGCATATTGTGATTGAAGAATATATGCCAAAAGCCAATTCAGAACACACGGCTACAGAACAGCCAAACGTAATTGTGCTGTCGGCTAAAAATAAAAGCAGGCTGATAGATCGTGCTTCGCAATTGCTTGAGGTGATTCGCAATAAAAAATATACTGATCA from Bacillus subtilis subsp. subtilis str. 168 encodes the following:
- the pksJ gene encoding polyketide synthase of type I involved in nonribosomal synthesis of bacillaene (Evidence 1c: Function from experimental evidences in the studied genus; PubMedId: 16707694, 17234808, 17827323, 26284661, 26268540; Product type e: enzyme) — its product is MRNNDNIRILTNPSVSHGEPLHISEKQPATIPEVLYRTATELGDTKGIIYLQPDGTEVYQSYRRLWDDGLRIAKGLRQSGLKAKQSVILQLGDNSQLLPAFWGCVLTGVVPAPLAVPPTYAESSSGTQKLKDAWTLLDKPAVITDRGMHQEMLDWAKEQGLEGFRAIIVEDLLSAEADTDWHQSSPEDLALLLLTSGSTGTPKAVMLNHRNIMSMVKGIIQMQGFTREDITFNWMPFDHVGGIGMLHLRDVYLGCQEINVSSETILMEPLKWLDWIDHYRASVTWAPNFAFGLVTDFAEEIKDKKWDLSSMRYMLNGGEAMVAKVGRRILELLEPHGLPADAIRPAWGMSETSSGVIFSHEFTRAGTSDDDHFVEIGSPIPGFSMRIVNDHNELVEEGEIGRFQVSGLSVTSGYYQRPDLNESVFTEDGWFETGDLGFLRNGRLTITGRTKDAIIINGINYYSHAIESAVEELPEIETSYTAACAVRLGQNSTDQLAIFFVTSAKLNDEQMSQLLRNIQSHVSQVIGVTPEYLLPVQKEEIPKTAIGKIQRTQLKTSFENGEFDHLLHKPNRMNDAVQDEGIQQADQVKRVREEIQKHLLTCLTEELHVSHDWVEPNANIQSLGVNSIKMMKLIRSIEKNYHIKLTAREIHQYPTIERLASYLSEHEDLSSLSADKKGTDTYKTEPERSQATFQPLSEVQKGLWTLQKMSPEKSAYHVPLCFKFSSGLHHETFQQAFGLVLNQHPILKHVIQEKDGVPFLKNEPALSIEIKTENISSLKESDIPAFLRKKVKEPYVKENSPLVRVMSFSRSEQEHFLLVVIHHLIFDGVSSVTFIRSLFDTYQLLLKGQQPEKAVSPAIYHDFAAWEKNMLAGKDGVKHRTYWQKQLSGTLPNLQLPNVSASSVDSQFREDTYTRRLSSGFMNQVRTFAKEHSVNVTTVFLSCYMMLLGRYTGQKEQIVGMPAMVRPEERFDDAIGHFLNMLPIRSELNPADTFSSFISKLQLTILDGLDHAAYPFPKMVRDLNIPRSQAGSPVFQTAFFYQNFLQSGSYQSLLSRYADFFSVDFVEYIHQEGEYELVFELWETEEKMELNIKYNTGLFDAASISAMFDHFVYVTEQAMLNPSQPLKEYSLLPEAEKQMILKTWNATGKTYPYITFHELFEQQAKKTPDRAAVSYEGQTLTYRELDEKSTQLAIYLQAHGVGPDRLAGIYVDRSLDMLVGLLAILKAGGAYVPLDPSYPAERLEYMLEDSEVFITLTTSELVNTLSWNGVTTALLDQDWDEIAQTASDRKVLTRTVTPENLAYVIYTSGSTGKPKGVMIPHKALTNFLVSMGETPGLTAEDKMLAVTTYCFDIAALELFLPLIKGAHCYICQTEHTKDVEKLKRDIRAIKPTVMQATPATWKMLFYSGWENEESVKILCGGEALPETLKRYFLDTGSEAWNMFGPTETTIWSAVQRINVECSHATIGRPIANTQIYITDSQLAPVPAGVPGELCIAGDGVAKGYYKKEELTDSRFIDNPFEPGSKLYRTGDMARWLTGGRIEYIGRIDNQVKIRGFRIELGDIESRLSEHPGILECVVVADMDNLAAYYTAKHANASLTARELRHFVKNALPAYMVPSYFIQLDHMPLTPNGKIDRNSLKNIDLSGEQLKQRQTSPKNIQDTVFTIWQEVLKTSDIEWDDGFFDVGGDSLLAVTVADRIKHELSCEFSVTDLFEYSTIKNISQYITEQRMGDASDHIPTDPAAHIEDQSTEMSDLPDYYDDSVAIIGISCEFPGAKNHDEFWENLRDGKESIAFFNKEELQRFGISKEIAENADYVPAKASIDGKDRFDPSFFQISPKDAEFMDPQLRMLLTHSWKAIEDAGYAARQIPQTSVFMSASNNSYRALLPSDTTESLETPDGYVSWVLAQSGTIPTMISHKLGLRGPSYFVHANCSSSLIGLHSAYKSLLSGESDYALVGGATLHTESNIGYVHQPGLNFSSDGHIKAFDASADGMIGGEGVAVVLLKKAADAVKDGDHIYALLRGIGVNNDGADKVGFYAPSVKGQADVVQQVMNQTKVQPESICYVEAHGTGTKLGDPIELAALTNVYRQYTNKTQFCGIGSVKTNIGHLDTAAGLAGCIKVVMSLYHQELAPSVNYKEPNPNTDLASSPFYVVDQKKTLSREIKTHRAALSSFGLGGTNTHAIFEQFKRDSDKGKIDGTCIVPISAKNKERLQEYAEDILAYLERRGFENSQLPDFAYTLQVGREAMEHRVVFIADHVNELKQRLTDFINGNTAIEGCFQGSKHNAREVSWLTEDEDSAELIRKWMAKGKVNKLAEMWSKGAHIDWMQLYKGERPNRMSLPTYPFAKERYWPSQDDRKPVAQISGNQTGIGSIHPLLHQNTSDFSEQKFSSVFTGDEFFLRDHVVRGKPVLPGVAYLEMAYAAINQAAGSEIGQDVRIRLNHTVWVQPVVVDRHSAQVDISLFPEEDGKITFDIYSTQEDGDDPVIHSQGSAELASAAETPVADLTEMSRRCGKGKMSPDQFYEEGRSRGMFHGPAFQGIKNVNIGNREVLAQLQLPEIVSGTNEQFVLHPSIMDSALQTATICIMQELTDQKLILPFALEELEVIKGCSSSMWAYARLSDSDHSGGVVQKADIDVIDESGTVCVRIKGFSTRVLEGEVHTSKPSTRHERLMLEPVWEKQNEEREDEDLSYTEHIIVLFETERSVTDSIASHMKDARVITLNEAVGHIAERYQCYMQNIFELLQSKVRKLSAGRIIIQAIVPLEKEKQLFAGVSGLFKTAEIEFSKLTAQVIEIEKPEEMIDLHLKLKDDSRRPFDKQIRYEAGYRFVKGWREMVLPSADTLHMPWRDEGVYLITGGAGSLGLLFAKEIANRTGRSTIVLTGRSVLSEDKENELEALRSIGAEVVYREADVSDQHAVRHLLEEIKERYGTLNGIIHGAGSSKDRFIIHKTNEEFQEVLQPKVSGLLHVDECSKDFPLDFFIFFSSVSGCLGNAGQADYAAANSFMDAFAEYRRSLAASKKRFGSTISFNWPLWEEGGMQVGAEDEKRMLKTTGMVPMPTDSGLKAFYQGIVSDKPQVFVMEGQLQKMKQKLLSAGSKAKRNDQRKADQDQGQTRKLEAALIQMVGAILKVNTDDIDVNTELSEYGFDSVTFTVFTNKINEKFQLELTPTIFFEYGSVQSLAEYVVAAYQGEWNQDATAKGKDERTNLVHSLSSLEASLSNMVSAILKVNSEDIDVNTELSEYGFDSVTFTVFTNKINEEFQLELTPTIFFEYGSLHSLAEYLTVEHGDTLVQEREKPEGQEELQTKSSEAPKITSRRKRRFTQPIIAKAERNKKQAADFEPVAIVGISGRFPGAMDIDEFWKNLEEGKDSITEVPKDRWDWREHYGNPDTDVNKTDIKWGGFIDGVAEFDPLFFGISPREADYVDPQQRLLMTYVWKALEDAGCSPQSLSGTGTGIFIGTGNTGYKDLFHRANLPIEGHAATGHMIPSVGPNRMSYFLNIHGPSEPVETACSSSLVAIHRAVTAMQNGDCEMAIAGGVNTILTEEAHISYSKAGMLSTDGRCKTFSADANGYVRGEGVGMVMLKKLEDAERDGNHIYGVIRGTAENHGGRANTLTSPNPKAQADLLVRAYRQADIDPSTVTYIEAHGTGTELGDPIEINGLKAAFKELSNMRGESQPDVPDHRCGIGSVKSNIGHLELAAGISGLIKVLLQMKHKTLVKSLHCETLNPYLQLTDSPFYIVQEKQEWKSVTDRDGNELPRRAGISSFGIGGVNAHIVIEEYMPKANSEHTATEQPNVIVLSAKNKSRLIDRASQLLEVIRNKKYTDQDLHRIAYTLQVGREEMDERLACVAGTMQELEEKLQAFVDGKEETDEFFRGQSHRNKETQTIFTADEDMALALDAWIRKRKYAKLADLWVKGVSIQWNTLYGETKPRLISLPSYPFAKDHYWVPAKEHSERDKKELVNAIEDRAACFLTKQWSLSPIGSAVPGTRTVAILCCQETADLAAEVSSYFPNHLLIDVSRIENDQSDIDWKEFDGLVDVIGCGWDDEGRLDWIEWVQRLVEFGHKEGLRLLCVTKGLESFQNTSVRMAGASRAGLYRMLQCEYSHLISRHMDAEEVTDHRRLAKLIADEFYSDSYDAEVCYRDGLRYQAFLKAHPETGKATEQSAVFPKDHVLLITGGTRGIGLLCARHFAECYGVKKLVLTGREQLPPREEWARFKTSNTSLAEKIQAVRELEAKGVQVEMLSLTLSDDAQVEQTLQHIKRTLGPIGGVIHCAGLTDMDTLAFIRKTSDDIQRVLEPKVSGLTTLYRHVCNEPLQFFVLFSSVSAIIPELSAGQADYAMANSYMDYFAEAHQKHAPIISVQWPNWKETGMGEVTNQAYRDSGLLSITNSEGLRFLDQIVSKKFGPVVLPAMANQTNWEPELLMKRRKPHEGGLQEAALQSPPARDIEEADEVSKCDGLLSETQSWLIDLFTEELRIDREDFEIDGLFQDYGVDSIILAQVLQRINRKLEAALDPSILYEYPTIQRFADWLIGSYSERLSALFGGRISDASAPLENKIEAEASVPGKDRALTPQIQAPAILSPDSHAEGIAVVGLSCRFPGAETLESYWSLLSEGRSSIGPIPAERWGCKTPYYAGVIDGVSYFDPDFFLLHEEDVRAMDPQALLVLEECLKLLYHAGYTPEEIKGKPVGVYIGGRSQHKPDEDSLDHAKNPIVTVGQNYLAANLSQFFDVRGPSVVVDTACSSALVGMNMAIQALRGGDIQSAIVGGVSLLSSDASHRLFDRRGILSKHSSFHVFDERADGVVLGEGVGMVMLKTVKQALEDGDIIYAVVKAASVNNDGRTAGPATPNLEAQKEVMKDALFKSGKKPEDISYLEANGSGSIVTDLLELKAIQSVYRSGHSSPLSLGSIKPNIGHPLCAEGIASFIKVVLMLKERRFVPFLSGEKEMAHFDQQKANITFSRALEKWTDSQPTAAINCFADGGTNAHVIVEAWEKDEKHAIKRSPISPPQLKKRMLSPGEPKLEAETSKMTAANIWDTYEVEV